The Acinonyx jubatus isolate Ajub_Pintada_27869175 chromosome E3, VMU_Ajub_asm_v1.0, whole genome shotgun sequence genome has a window encoding:
- the TRIM56 gene encoding E3 ubiquitin-protein ligase TRIM56: MVSQGSSPSLLEALSSDFLACKICLEQLRAPKTLPCLHTYCQDCLAQLAEGGHLRCPECRETVPVPPAGVAAFKTNFFVNGLLDLVRARAGGDLRAGKPACALCPLMGGAGTGGPATARCLDCADDLCQACADGHRCTRQTHTHRVVDLVGYRAGWYDEEARERQAAQCPQHPGEALRFLCQPCSQLLCRECRLDPHLDHPCLPLAEAVRARRPGLEELLAGVDSNLAELEAARMTEKEALARLREQAARVGMQVEEVAEGVLRALLAQKQEVLGQLRAHVEAAEEAARERLEELEGREQVARAAAAFARRVLSLGREAEILSLEGAIAQRLRQLQGCPWMPGPSPRLLPQLEFHPGLLDKNCRLLGLSFEEQPQKDGGQEGAGSQGGDETSSQREDGAKSERHGGIQPQSRAGACTPKENRAQTPQEDGAQTPKEDRAKTPQEDGAQTPKEGRAQTPLEDEGAQTPRGGRSNKKRKFKGRLKSVSREPSPVPGLNLEGSGLLPRPIFSCSFPTRMPGDKRSPRITGLCPFGPREILVADEQNRALKRFSLNGDYKGAVPVPEGCSPCSVAALQGAVAFSAGARLYLISPDGEVQWRRALSLSQASHAVAAMPSGDRVAVSVSGHVEVYNMEGSLATRFIPGGKANRGLRALVFLTASPQGNFVGSDWQQNSVVVCDGLGQVIGEYRGPGLHGCQPGSVSVDKKGYIFLTLREVNKVVILDPKGSLLGDFLTAYHGLEKPRVTTMVDGRHLVVSLSNGTIHVFRVRSPDS; encoded by the coding sequence ATGGTTTCCCAGGGATCCTCACCCTCCCTACTGGAAGCCCTGAGCAGCGACTTCCTGGCCTGTAAAATATGCCTGGAGCAGCTTCGGGCACCCAAAACGTTGCCCTGCCTGCACACCTACTGCCAGGACTGCCTGGCCCAGCTGGCTGAGGGAGGCCACCTCCGATGCCCTGAGTGCCGAGAGACCGTGCCTGTGCCACCGGCGGGCGTGGCCGCCTTCAAGACCAACTTCTTTGTCAACGGGCTCCTGGATTTGGTGAGGGCCCGGGCTGGCGGAGACCTGCGCGCGGGGAAGCCAGCCTGCGCGCTGTGTCCCCTGATGGGGGGGGCCGGCACGGGGGGGCCGGCCACTGCCCGGTGCCTGGACTGCGCGGACGACCTGTGCCAGGCCTGCGCTGACGGGCACCGCTGCACTCGGCAGACCCACACCCACCGGGTGGTGGACCTGGTGGGCTACCGGGCAGGCTGGTACGACGAGGAGGCCCGGGAGCGCCAGGCGGCCCAGTGCCCTCAGCACCCGGGAGAGGCCCTGCGCTTCCTGTGCCAGCCCTGCTCCCAGCTGCTGTGCCGCGAGTGCCGCCTGGACCCCCACCTGGACCATCCCTGCCTGCCACTGGCCGAGGCTGTGCGCGCCCGCAGGCCAGGCCTGGAGGAGCTGTTGGCAGGCGTGGACAGCAACCTGGCGGAGCTTGAGGCTGCCCGGATGACGGAAAAGGAAGCTTTGGCCCGGCTGCGGGAACAGGCAGCTAGGGTGGGAATGCAGGTGGAGGAAGTGGCCGAGGGGGTCCTCCGGGCCCTACTAGCCCAGAAGCAGGAGGTGCTGGGGCAGCTACGGGCCCACGTAGAGGCTGCTGAGGAGGCTGCTCGGGAGAGACTGGAGGAGCTGGAGGGCCGGGAGCAGGTGGCCAGGGCGGCGGCCGCCTTTGCCCGTCGGGTGCTCAGCTTGGGTCGCGAGGCCGAGATACTTTCTCTGGAAGGGGCGATTGCCCAAAGGCTCCGGCAGCTGCAGGGCTGTCCCTGGATGCCAGGGCCATCCCCCCGCCTGCTGCCCCAGCTGGAGTTCCATCCTGGGCTCCTGGACAAGAACTGCCGCCTGCTAGGGCTCTCCTTTGAGGAACAGCCCCAGAAGGACGGTGGGCAAGAAGGAGCTGGAAGCCAGGGAGGGGATGAAACTTCGAGCCAGAGAGAGGACGGAGCCAAATCAGAGAGACACGGTGGAATCCAGCCCCAGAGTAGGGCTGGAGCCTGCACCCCAAAGGAGAACAGAGCCCAGACACCCCAGGAGGATGGAGCCCAGACCCCAAAGGAGGACAGAGCCAAGACACCCCAGGAAGACGGAGCCCAGACTCCAAAAGAGGGCAGagcccagacacccctagaagATGAAGGAGCCCAGACCCCAAGGGGTGGCAGATCCAACAAGAAGAGGAAGTTCAAAGGCAGGCTCAAGTCAGTTTCCCGGGagcccagcccagtgcctgggcTGAACCTGGAGGGCTCtggcctcctccccaggcccATTTTCTCCTGCAGCTTCCCCACGCGGATGCCAGGAGACAAGCGGTCTCCCCGCATCACAGGGCTCTGTCCCTTTGGCCCCCGGGAGATCCTGGTGGCGGATGAGCAGAATAGGGCGCTGAAGCGCTTCTCCCTCAATGGCGACTACAAGGGCGCGGTGCCCGTCCCCGAGGGCTGCTCCCCATGTAGCGTGGCTGCCCTGCAGGGAGCAGTGGCCTTCTCGGCCGGCGCGAGGCTCTACCTCATCAGCCCTGATGGTGAGGTGCAGTGGCGCCGGGCCCTGAGCCTCTCCCAGGCCAGCCACGCTGTGGCTGCCATGCCGAGTGGGGACCGCGTGGCCGTCAGTGTGTCAGGCCACGTGGAAGTGTACAACATGGAAGGCAGCCTGGCCACCCGGTTCATCCCTGGGGGCAAGGCCAACAGGGGCCTGCGGGCACTGGTGTTCCTGACAGCCAGCCCCCAGGGCAATTTTGTGGGGTCCGACTGGCAGCAGAACAGCGTGGTGGTCTGTGATGGTCTGGGTCAGGTGATTGGTGAATACCGGGGGCCAGGCCTGCATGGCTGCCAGCCAGGCTCTGTGTCCGTGGATAAGAAAGGCTACATCTTCCTGACCCTTCGCGAGGTCAACAAGGTGGTGATCCTGGATCCAAAGGGGTCACTGCTCGGCGACTTCCTGACGGCCTATCATGGCCTGGAAAAGCCTAGGGTGACCACCATGGTGGACGGCAGGCACCTGGTTGTGTCTCTCAGTAACGGGACCATTCATGTCTTTCGGGTCCGCTCTCCTGATAGTTAA